In the genome of Microcoleus vaginatus PCC 9802, the window CGCCCGGTTCATTTTTAAAACCAAATAACTCGCAGATATTTGAAATATGATGTCTGACACTTGATGAATTACTAACGCCACAGGATTTAGCGATCGCTTCCTCTGACTTCCCTTGCAAAAATAGCTTTAGCACCTGACCCTGTTTATCATTTAGCTTTTCGTACTTTTCCTCAAAGTCTTTTCGCTCCATCATCCGCATACCTGCCTTAGCGCTTTACCTACCACTCTTACTAATTTACCACAGTTGTCAGCTTCAGCCCCGATAGCCAGTTTAATTTCACAAATTGACAAACACCAGCTAATTTGTGAAGATTTTTTCACAAACCCTTCAACTCCCTTGTCAAAAAAATTGGTAATTCCCCGGCAATTGACAAATTTGTGGATTTTATTTATCAAGCAAATAATAGTAACAAAGTTAGTTTACTATCGAAATTGTAGATATTGGAATTAACTAAATGAAAAAATTAAATCGGCGGCCCCAGAACAAGACTACATCAGCTAAAAAGGTAAATCAAGTGAAAAAATCTGACAATTCAAACATCAAGTGGTCGATCAAGGAAGTTGTAGTACCGATCGCGATCGCCCTAATTCCGTTAGCAACAACGTACATCAGCACTCAAAATACCCAACAACCGCCCAATCCACCGATCGAGCACACGACTCCACAGTCACAATAACATCCAATAATGCGATCGCCCTTGTTAAGCTAACTGCAACTGCACATTCTGCAACTTGCAAATAGCTTTCAAGACTTGGGCCAACAAGAGCGATCGCTCTTTGTCCATCAAATTCAATTCCGGTAAAATCTGATAAGTGCAAGGATTTCCGCGCGTCACCCGCACAAACCGATAACTTTCACCATTCGTCGTCAATCCCCAAACAGACGATTGCTGCTGCAAACTTTTATAAGTATAAGTCAGGAGTTGCGGCAAACCAGTCAAAGGTGCGATCGCACTATTTTTCGCCTCGACTACCAAAATCCAAAACTGTGCAGCCGCGAGTTCTGCATCCGGCTGATTTACGGCTAAAACATCCAAGCGCCCTTTAATTAAAGTATCCCCATCCTCAACCTCGATCGGGATGCTATCCTCCATTGTCAGCACGATCGGAATATCAAAAAATCCTGCTAATCTCATTAACGGTGAAAGCACTAAAAATTTAACAAGTTCTTCGGAAACTTTTCCGGCGGATAAGTAGCGTCGAAAGTCAGTTCTAATTTTTAATATTTCCTGCTGTTCTAATTCTGACAGCGGTTCCAAAGAGAAAAAATCGGTGAAGGCGTCTCCTTCTCGCTCTTCCAATTTGAGAAGGCGGCGAACGTCGTTTAGAGAAAGTGGGCTTGCTTCTAAATTTTGGGTCATGGCTTTCCTTTAATTAAATTTAACTAACTTTCTAATTATAGCTAATATAATTTACAAAAAAGTACAATTCAAAAAGTTGTAGCACAATAATGTCCAAGAATAATTAAGCATTAAATAGGCTAAAAAATCCTCTTCATCTGCGTTAATCGGCATTGATCGGCGAGCAAAAAAAGAACAACCTCTCAACCTATTACAAAATTTTCCAAAGTCTTAAGGAAAATAAACATACTTCGGTCCCAACTTATGCAAACAATAGTTACAAAGACTAACCGAAGTTAAAGTTAAAAGCAATGTCACAAGATACCATCGAATCAATTCTGCAAGAAAAACGGCTATTTCAGCCGCCCGCTGAATTCTCCGAAAAAGCTCACATCAAAAGCCTAGAAGAGTACCAAGCCCTCTACGACAAAGCCAAAGCTGACCCCCAAGCATTCTGGGCAGAACTCGCCGCCCAAGAATTGCACTGGTTCCAAAACTGGGATACCGTGCTCGACTGGCAGCCGCCTTTTGCTAAATGGTTTGTCAACGGTAAAATTAATATTTCTTACAATTGTCTCGATCGCCACTTAACCACTTGGCGCAAAAATAAAGCCGCCCTGATTTGGGAAGGCGAACCCGGAGACTCTCGCACTCTCACCTACGCGCAACTCCACCGGGAAGTCTGCCAAATGGCGAACGTCATCAAAGAATTGGGAGTCCAAAAGGGCGATCGCGTCGGCATTTATATGCCCATGATTCCCGAAGCTGCGATCGCCATGCTAGCCTGCGCCAGAATCGGTGCAGTACACAGCGTTGTTTTTGGCGGATTTAGTGCAGAAGCTTTGCGCGATCGGCTTAACGACGGCCAAGCAAAACTCGTGATCACCGCTGACGGTGGCTTCCGCAAAGATACCGCCGTCGGTCTCAAAACACAAGTAGACAAAGCACTAGCAAATAATGCCGTACCCAGCGTTACCAACGTTCTGGTAGTTCAGCGCACCAAACAGCAAATTGACATGGAACCAGGGCGCGATCGCTGGTGGCATGAATTGCAAAAAGGTGCATCCGCTGACTGTCCGGCCGAACCGATGGATAGCGAAGATTTACTATTCATTCTTTACACTTCTGGAAGTACCGGAAAACCCAAAGGAGTCGTCCATACAACTGGTGGTTATAACCTTTATACCCACATGACAACCAAGTGGATCTTCGACCTCCAAGATACCGATGTCTACTGGTGTACTGCTGATGTCGGCTGGATTACCGGACACAGTTACATAGTCTACGGGCCGCTGTCCAACGGTGCGACAACTTTAATGTATGAAGGTGCTCCTCGCCCTTCTAATCCTGGCTGTTTTTGGGATGTAATTGAAAAATACGGCGTCACAGTTTTCTACACTGCACCCACCGCCATTCGCACCTTTATGAAAATGGGTGAAGAATTGCCAAATGCCAGAGATTTGTCATCTTTACGATTGTTAGGAACCGTCGGCGAACCGATTAATCCGGAAGCTTGGATGTGGTATCAACGAGTAATTGGCAACTCGAATTGTCCGATAGTCGATACTTGGTGGCAAACAGAAACCGGGGGAATTATGATTACCGCTTTGCCCGGTGCAATTCCTACAAAACCCGGTTCTGCAACCCTACCGTTCCCTGGAATCGTGGCTGATATTGTTGACCAAGATGGCGAACCAGTAACTAACGAAAGTGGGGGTTATTTAGTAGTGAAACATCCTTGGCCGGGAATGATGCGTACACTTTACAACGATCCCGATCGCTTCCGCCGCACTTATTGGGAATATTTGCACCCGAAAGATGGCGAATTCGTGTACTTTGCAGGGGACGGCGCGCACAAGGACAAAGACGGTTATTTCTGGGTAATGGGCCGCGTTGACGATGTAATTAATGTGGCCGGACACCGACTCGGCACAATGGAAGTCGAGTCAGCTTTGGTATCGCATCCAGCGGTGGCGGAAGCTGCAGTTGTTGGTAAACCCGACGAGATTAAAGGTGAGGACATTGTGGCTTTTGTCACGCTAGACAACTCGCAGCAACCTAGCGATGAATTGGCTAAGGAATTGAAGCAGCACGTTGTTAAGGAAATTGGGGCGATCGCCCGCCCCGGCGAAATTCGATTTACCGATGCCTTGCCGAAAACTCGCAGCGGCAAAATTATGCGGCGTTTGCTGCGTTCTTTGGCGGCGGGAGAAGAGGTTTCTGGAGATACTTCAACCTTGGAAGACCGGACGGTTTTGGATAAATTGCGCGGCGGTTCGTAGGGAGATTTTTTTCAGGGCAGGTTCTTAATAGCAGTAGGGTGCACGACTCGGCGCACCTTACTGTTTCTCCTTATGCTATGTTAGATATTTTTACTGTAGAAATGAATTATTTGGCTCATCTATTCTTATCTGAAGGCACGCCAGAATCTCTGATTGGCAACCTCTTAGGAGATTTTGTCAAAGGAACAGCCGTCAACCTTTATCCCGAGGAAATTAGAAAGGGCATTGATTTGCACCGCAAAGTAGATAGCTACACGGACTCTCACCCAATAGTGCGATCGAGTAAAAGCCTTGTTTCTTCCCACAGACGAAGGTTTGCTGGAGTTTTGATTGACGTGTTTTACGACCACTTCTTAGCTAAAAATTGGCTGGAATATTCAGAAATTCCGCTCCGGGATTTTTCTCAGGATGTCTACAAAATCCTGCAAGACAACCGCGATATATTACCTGACTCTCTCCAGCGGGTGCTGCCCACAATAATTGCCCGCGACTTGCTTTCATCTTATCAGGAAATTGCCGAAATCGGCATCACTCTTACAAGAATGTCGGCGCGACTCAAACGGACAAATAACTTGGCAAGCGGCATAGAAGATTTGACAGCTAACTATCAACGCTTAGAATCGGATTTTCGCGATTTTTTTCCAGACTTGATAAAATACGCGACTGTTGGCAAACTTTAATATAAAAAACCAAAATTCCAGTTGCTAGTGATAACGAACTCGTGTATAATCCAAGCGATACCTGCATGAAATCTCAAATGCAACAGGGTTCAAAATATGGCAACCAGAATTCCGAACCTGCAAATAACTAAAGTAGTTGATGGCGACAGCATCAAAATTTTTCTCAACGGAAAAACCGAGTCTCTGCGCTTGATTTGCGTCGATACAGAAGAAAGTCATTCGGGAGGCTCCAAACCTATAACTGCGGCGGGCAAAGCAGCTTCGGAAATGGCTAAAAAATACTTCGCCACAGCAGATGGTGGACTTGCTCAAATTGACAGAGAATTTGATACAGACGATTCGGTTGAAGTGGCTCTACAAAAACACCGCGACAACTACGGGCGTCTCCTCTGTTACGTACATAAAGACACAGAAAATTACAATCTTAAACTGATTGCAGAAGGCTGGAGTCCCTACTTTGTGAAATACGGGCGCTCCAGATTGTATCACCGACAAATGACTGAGGCAGAATCGGCAGCAAAAGCTTACAATCTGATGATTTGGAATCCGATTACCAATGCCAAAATCCCCTCCCGCAACTATGGTAATTTACTACCTTGGTGGTCGATGCGAGGCTCCATTGTTGAAGAGTTTCGGTTGTCGGAAGCAACGGCAGGAGCGATTTCTTTGAGGTTGCACTACCCTAAAATATTAGCGGCTTCTGAGAGAGCTAAATCTATTACTATTTTCTGCGATTTGCAGGCGGGAATTACTAAATGGATCGGGGGGAGCGCTCTAATTTATGCTGGTTCAGTGTATCATAAATTAGATTTGTGGATACCAGATGCTGAAACTGATGAAAGAGCTCCCTTGAAGCGGCTAATCGAGAAGCGTTATGCGGGTCTGGGACGCGGATATGTCTATGTCAGTGGGAAGGTAGAACAGTACAAAGGGAAGCCTCAAATAGTTTTGAAGGATATCAAACAACTTTCAGACTTTCCCCGATAATATTTAAACTACAGTTAATTTCATCAATCCTTTTTACTACATATAATTTGCTTACGAAGTAAGCTCGCGCAAATAGAGGGATCTCCTAAAAAAAGATCACCCTCTATTCAGCCATGATATTTTATTTATCCAGAGGTGAAGGAAAATTTATTGTTGCATTGAAGGAGTAGTGAAAAATCTACATCCTAAGGGATTTGTGCGTACAGATGGATTTTGAGGAGTTGTTATAGGAGGAATAGAGTTAGGAGATGTACTATTCAATTCTGAGACTGTAAAAGA includes:
- a CDS encoding restriction endonuclease subunit R → MTQNLEASPLSLNDVRRLLKLEEREGDAFTDFFSLEPLSELEQQEILKIRTDFRRYLSAGKVSEELVKFLVLSPLMRLAGFFDIPIVLTMEDSIPIEVEDGDTLIKGRLDVLAVNQPDAELAAAQFWILVVEAKNSAIAPLTGLPQLLTYTYKSLQQQSSVWGLTTNGESYRFVRVTRGNPCTYQILPELNLMDKERSLLLAQVLKAICKLQNVQLQLA
- the acs gene encoding acetate--CoA ligase codes for the protein MSQDTIESILQEKRLFQPPAEFSEKAHIKSLEEYQALYDKAKADPQAFWAELAAQELHWFQNWDTVLDWQPPFAKWFVNGKINISYNCLDRHLTTWRKNKAALIWEGEPGDSRTLTYAQLHREVCQMANVIKELGVQKGDRVGIYMPMIPEAAIAMLACARIGAVHSVVFGGFSAEALRDRLNDGQAKLVITADGGFRKDTAVGLKTQVDKALANNAVPSVTNVLVVQRTKQQIDMEPGRDRWWHELQKGASADCPAEPMDSEDLLFILYTSGSTGKPKGVVHTTGGYNLYTHMTTKWIFDLQDTDVYWCTADVGWITGHSYIVYGPLSNGATTLMYEGAPRPSNPGCFWDVIEKYGVTVFYTAPTAIRTFMKMGEELPNARDLSSLRLLGTVGEPINPEAWMWYQRVIGNSNCPIVDTWWQTETGGIMITALPGAIPTKPGSATLPFPGIVADIVDQDGEPVTNESGGYLVVKHPWPGMMRTLYNDPDRFRRTYWEYLHPKDGEFVYFAGDGAHKDKDGYFWVMGRVDDVINVAGHRLGTMEVESALVSHPAVAEAAVVGKPDEIKGEDIVAFVTLDNSQQPSDELAKELKQHVVKEIGAIARPGEIRFTDALPKTRSGKIMRRLLRSLAAGEEVSGDTSTLEDRTVLDKLRGGS
- a CDS encoding DUF479 domain-containing protein — protein: MNYLAHLFLSEGTPESLIGNLLGDFVKGTAVNLYPEEIRKGIDLHRKVDSYTDSHPIVRSSKSLVSSHRRRFAGVLIDVFYDHFLAKNWLEYSEIPLRDFSQDVYKILQDNRDILPDSLQRVLPTIIARDLLSSYQEIAEIGITLTRMSARLKRTNNLASGIEDLTANYQRLESDFRDFFPDLIKYATVGKL
- a CDS encoding thermonuclease family protein, translated to MATRIPNLQITKVVDGDSIKIFLNGKTESLRLICVDTEESHSGGSKPITAAGKAASEMAKKYFATADGGLAQIDREFDTDDSVEVALQKHRDNYGRLLCYVHKDTENYNLKLIAEGWSPYFVKYGRSRLYHRQMTEAESAAKAYNLMIWNPITNAKIPSRNYGNLLPWWSMRGSIVEEFRLSEATAGAISLRLHYPKILAASERAKSITIFCDLQAGITKWIGGSALIYAGSVYHKLDLWIPDAETDERAPLKRLIEKRYAGLGRGYVYVSGKVEQYKGKPQIVLKDIKQLSDFPR